In Paraburkholderia flagellata, a genomic segment contains:
- a CDS encoding ABC transporter permease — translation MATNLESNEASLSPSNSSNSTNRSTSSVSGAASRMQTWRTVLREHSVYFALAALVVFNLVVTPGFSNPFAARSLLFEAAPIVLIALGQNLAIATRGIDLSVGSVMALASASIAVFLPYGEGPALVGAVAVGAMVGLCNGFLVALLAIDPLISSLALLVAARGLAQALLGGSRVNLPDTPAFDLLGAGAVGPLPIVMLIALGLAVVVAFVVRRTTFGRYAILVGASRGAAFLAGIPVRRTLFLVYAVSGTLAGLAGVFASSRLGAADPNYVGVNFELDAIAASVIGGTPLSGGRISIVGAVFGVLLLQVLDASFIMNNISFTYAQILKAVFIVVALYLQRSGG, via the coding sequence ATGGCGACCAACCTTGAATCGAACGAGGCAAGCTTGAGCCCCTCGAATTCGTCGAATTCCACGAACCGTTCCACCTCGTCCGTGTCAGGCGCCGCGTCGCGCATGCAGACCTGGCGCACCGTGTTGCGCGAGCACAGCGTGTACTTCGCGCTCGCCGCGCTCGTGGTGTTCAATCTGGTCGTCACACCCGGCTTCTCGAATCCCTTTGCCGCGCGCAGCCTGCTGTTCGAGGCAGCGCCGATCGTCTTGATCGCGCTTGGCCAGAATCTCGCGATCGCGACTCGCGGCATTGATCTCTCCGTGGGATCGGTGATGGCGCTCGCCAGCGCGTCGATCGCCGTGTTCCTGCCGTATGGCGAGGGCCCGGCGCTCGTGGGTGCGGTCGCGGTGGGCGCCATGGTCGGCTTGTGCAACGGGTTCCTCGTGGCGCTGCTCGCCATCGACCCGCTGATCTCGAGCCTCGCGTTGCTGGTCGCCGCACGCGGGCTTGCGCAGGCGCTGCTGGGCGGCTCGCGCGTGAATTTGCCCGACACACCGGCGTTCGATCTGCTCGGCGCGGGCGCGGTCGGCCCGCTGCCGATCGTCATGCTGATCGCGCTTGGGCTCGCGGTCGTGGTGGCGTTCGTGGTGCGGCGCACGACCTTCGGGCGCTACGCGATTCTCGTGGGCGCGAGTCGTGGCGCTGCGTTCCTCGCGGGCATCCCAGTGCGGCGCACGCTCTTTCTGGTCTATGCGGTGAGCGGCACGCTTGCCGGGCTCGCGGGCGTGTTCGCTTCGTCGCGGCTCGGCGCGGCGGATCCGAACTACGTGGGTGTGAACTTCGAACTCGATGCGATTGCCGCCTCCGTCATCGGGGGGACGCCGCTTTCGGGCGGGCGCATCTCGATCGTCGGCGCGGTGTTCGGCGTGTTGCTGCTCCAGGTGCTCGACGCGAGCTTCATCATGAACAACATCAGCTTCACGTACGCGCAGATCCTCAAGGCGGTGTTCATCGTCGTCGCGCTCTATCTGCAACGCTCTGGAGGCTGA
- a CDS encoding ABC transporter permease — MQKPTQSAVEAVAAPGANRRAQLIALVQSRGAIAMLVVVALVAGMVFPDFLRPANLADIASNGAFLGLVAVGQSIVIILGGFDLSVGSMVGLGTVLAAYAAPYGWGAAMLAPVAAGFAVGLVNGVLIARARMAPFIVTLAALLGLKGLALVLASQDLLIANPGFFARIANGSVFGVNNLIWVLVVVYALGGALLNHTRFGAAIFAIGGNEEAARMLGVRVERVKILAYGLSGALAGLSGALLASHLDSGLSAAGTGYELQSIAAAVIGGVLLTGGVGTMAGPLAGVLLLGVIDNVINQVGTLSPYYQNLASGAFLLAAVIVQTVLTGRRHGAARAAGATRRRAVAGSWWTAS, encoded by the coding sequence ATGCAAAAGCCCACGCAATCCGCGGTAGAAGCCGTCGCCGCACCGGGCGCGAATCGGCGCGCGCAACTGATCGCGCTCGTGCAGTCGCGCGGGGCGATCGCGATGCTCGTGGTCGTCGCGCTCGTGGCTGGCATGGTATTTCCCGACTTCCTGCGCCCCGCGAACCTCGCCGACATCGCCTCGAACGGTGCGTTTCTCGGGCTCGTCGCCGTGGGGCAAAGCATCGTCATCATCCTGGGCGGATTCGATCTTTCCGTCGGGTCGATGGTCGGACTCGGCACGGTGCTGGCCGCCTATGCCGCGCCCTATGGGTGGGGCGCCGCGATGCTCGCGCCGGTGGCCGCGGGTTTCGCCGTGGGTCTGGTGAATGGCGTGTTGATCGCCCGCGCGCGCATGGCGCCGTTCATCGTTACGCTCGCAGCGCTGCTTGGGCTCAAGGGGCTCGCGCTCGTGCTCGCGAGCCAGGATCTGCTCATCGCGAATCCGGGGTTCTTCGCGCGCATCGCCAATGGCTCGGTGTTTGGCGTCAACAATCTCATTTGGGTGCTGGTGGTGGTTTATGCGCTCGGCGGCGCGCTGCTCAATCACACGCGCTTTGGCGCGGCGATTTTCGCGATCGGCGGAAACGAAGAGGCGGCGCGCATGCTGGGCGTGCGTGTGGAGCGCGTGAAGATCCTCGCCTATGGATTGTCCGGCGCGCTGGCCGGTCTCTCGGGGGCGCTGCTCGCCTCGCATCTGGATTCGGGGTTGTCGGCGGCGGGGACCGGCTATGAATTGCAGTCGATCGCCGCAGCCGTGATCGGCGGCGTGTTGCTCACGGGCGGCGTGGGAACGATGGCCGGACCGCTGGCCGGCGTGCTGCTTCTCGGTGTCATCGACAATGTGATCAATCAGGTCGGCACGCTGAGCCCTTACTATCAGAACCTCGCGAGCGGTGCGTTCCTGCTCGCCGCGGTGATCGTGCAGACCGTGCTCACCGGCCGCCGACATGGCGCCGCGCGGGCTGCGGGCGCGACGCGGCGGCGCGCGGTCGCGGGCTCCTGGTGGACGGCGTCTTGA